A segment of the Desulfurococcus mucosus DSM 2162 genome:
CACCTATTACCGCCCCGATTCAGAGATCAGGTTGAGAAAGTTTAATGAGTGGTGGGGGTGGAGCATAGTAAATAATCCAGACGCACCAGATGAGGTGGTTATACGGATAGTGACTGAGCCGCAGTCACAGTACAATGGATTGATAGCTGGTGAAATAGATGTAGCATCAAGCGTTCCAAGAGACAACATAGCTGACCTCGTTAAGAAGGGATTCAAGGTGTTCAACCTGACGACTTTCCACAACTACATAATGTTCTTCAATGTGAAAAGATACCCAACCAACATAACTGAGTTTAGGAAAGCAATACTCCACATGATCAACCTGGATGAAGCCGTTGCACTAGCCATGAAGGGTTACGCCGTCAAAGGAAGCGGAGTAGTGCCCCACGGGTTCCCCGGTCACGTGGATGGCCTCTCCTACCGGTATGATAAGGAGGAGGCTTTGAAATACCTCAATGAATCCGGGGTTAGAACCCCAGTGTCCATCGAGATACTCTACCAAGTTGACTATGAGGAGCTGAAGATATTCGCGGAGTACCTGCAGTCAAGGCTCAGGGAGATAGGTGTAAACCTTATCCTGAAGCCGCAGCCCTGGTCCCAGTTGAAGGATACGGCTAAAGGAGTGTGGGAGAACCCTGAGTCAACGCCACACATAATCATAGCTGACTGGTGGCCAACCATTCCGTCTCCATACGACTACCTCTACTCGATGTTCCACAGCGACTCGAAGGAGTGGAATTTCGCTGGTTTCGAGGATCCCGAGTTCGACGAGTTAATAGATAGCGCGTTCGAAGTGGAGGGAAGCAACTACACGCATGCCCTCCTCCTCTACAAGGATGCACAGGAGAAGCTCTTCAACGAAGCTATTGCAGTAAACCTGTGGGATGAGATCAAGCCCTTTATTTACAGTGGGAGAATCGAAATCCCTGAGGAAGCCATGAACCCACTCTACA
Coding sequences within it:
- a CDS encoding ABC transporter substrate-binding protein: MDRRLVSALILIVAAIISISLYITLMPRQTQAARVVVYAYNDRVTGIDPSIEDDTGLVVLGLVYEPLLYYNPVKNEFKPALAVNWSSNEDGTEWVFHLRRGVKFHDGTPFNATAVKISVERARDIYRETGRGLGYIWDAVEEVQVVDEYTVRFKLSYPQRLDIIAAASYAAYIFSPSALVKSGASSPMDRALEEWFNTGNEAGTGPYMITYYRPDSEIRLRKFNEWWGWSIVNNPDAPDEVVIRIVTEPQSQYNGLIAGEIDVASSVPRDNIADLVKKGFKVFNLTTFHNYIMFFNVKRYPTNITEFRKAILHMINLDEAVALAMKGYAVKGSGVVPHGFPGHVDGLSYRYDKEEALKYLNESGVRTPVSIEILYQVDYEELKIFAEYLQSRLREIGVNLILKPQPWSQLKDTAKGVWENPESTPHIIIADWWPTIPSPYDYLYSMFHSDSKEWNFAGFEDPEFDELIDSAFEVEGSNYTHALLLYKDAQEKLFNEAIAVNLWDEIKPFIYSGRIEIPEEAMNPLYMYVISFQYVKVKT